In Paramicrobacterium humi, the genomic stretch GCCCGTTCGACCGCCGGGCGGCCCAGGCGATGTGGGACGCGTACGCGGCCGCGCACCCGCAGGCGCTGCGCACGTCCGACACGTTCTCCGTCGACCGGTTCGGCGACTCGCTCGAGCTCGCGAACGAGCTCCTCGAGGTCGTCATCAACGGTCCCAAGCGGGCGACCGCGACGCTCGCCGCCGAGTTTCGCGCGGCCGGTGAGCCGCTGCCCGAGATCGGCTCCCACTGGGTCGCGTGCGACGGCAACGGCACACCGCGCGCGATCCTTCGCACGATCGAGCTGCGCGTCGCCACCTTCCCGGAGGTCGACGAGCGGTTCGCCTGGGACGAGGGCGAGGACGACCGCAGTCTCGAGAGCTGGCGCGTCGAGCACCGACGCTATTTCGAGCGCACGTGCGCCGCGCGCGGAGAGAGCTTCAGCGAGCAGGACGAGATCATCCTCGAACGGTTCGCCGTCGTGTGGCCGCCCGAGGTGGCCGATCGGCGGCACCACGCGCAGTAGGCTGGCACGGTGCACATCGTGATGTTCCTCTGACGGCCC encodes the following:
- a CDS encoding ASCH domain-containing protein gives rise to the protein MTPTLPRPFDRRAAQAMWDAYAAAHPQALRTSDTFSVDRFGDSLELANELLEVVINGPKRATATLAAEFRAAGEPLPEIGSHWVACDGNGTPRAILRTIELRVATFPEVDERFAWDEGEDDRSLESWRVEHRRYFERTCAARGESFSEQDEIILERFAVVWPPEVADRRHHAQ